A genomic segment from Dermatobacter hominis encodes:
- a CDS encoding potassium channel family protein has translation MDDRPRSLKAMLAEAKDTSEIMVDLAYAAVYFNDPGMADELGELEEQLNDLTQEMRAICILAVRRPAEAEGMASVLQVISAIEGIGNAAVDITRIVTHRLGIPNELIADLSNADEVSHRVWIREGSHLAHRPLKDLEIPVQCGMRVVAIRRGRSWMIEEIDGDVVLMPGDVLFLRGSPAGIARLHELAAAPTWEPPEVPEPDALTDLDRAVDVLVEMKDVSEAAVGLAYSALALRDAGLAAEVNHLAERLDEMKDHLQLWVLRAAKHDVDPSPLRGLLQLAAAAEEIGDQAAQMVWLITDGIEVHPIVNIALGEADVVATRVPVAPGSVVDGKSLAELQLDIEPGFWILAIRRDSRYLYRPRGWVRLTAGDDLIATGPHEGRERLAELCGWRVVEDEDDPTGQIDLEPLRAALRG, from the coding sequence ATGGACGACCGACCGCGAAGTCTCAAGGCCATGCTCGCCGAGGCGAAGGACACCTCGGAGATCATGGTCGACCTGGCCTACGCGGCCGTCTACTTCAACGATCCCGGCATGGCCGACGAGCTCGGTGAGCTCGAGGAGCAGCTGAACGACCTGACGCAGGAGATGAGGGCGATCTGCATCCTCGCCGTGCGCCGACCGGCAGAGGCCGAGGGCATGGCGTCGGTCCTGCAGGTGATCTCGGCGATCGAGGGCATCGGCAACGCCGCGGTCGACATCACCCGGATCGTCACCCACCGCCTCGGCATCCCGAACGAGCTGATCGCCGACCTGTCGAACGCGGACGAGGTGTCGCACCGCGTGTGGATCCGCGAGGGATCCCACTTGGCGCACCGGCCGCTGAAGGATCTGGAGATCCCGGTCCAGTGCGGCATGCGCGTGGTGGCCATCCGTCGCGGCCGCTCGTGGATGATCGAGGAGATCGACGGCGACGTCGTGCTCATGCCCGGCGACGTGCTGTTCCTGCGAGGGTCGCCCGCCGGCATCGCCCGCCTCCACGAGCTCGCGGCCGCTCCGACGTGGGAGCCGCCCGAGGTCCCCGAGCCCGACGCGCTGACCGACCTCGACCGCGCCGTCGACGTGCTCGTCGAGATGAAGGACGTGTCCGAGGCGGCGGTCGGCCTGGCCTACTCGGCCCTCGCCCTGCGCGACGCCGGCCTGGCCGCCGAGGTCAACCACTTGGCCGAGCGGCTCGACGAGATGAAGGACCACCTCCAGCTCTGGGTGCTGCGCGCCGCCAAGCACGACGTCGACCCGTCGCCCCTGCGGGGCCTCCTGCAGCTCGCCGCGGCGGCCGAGGAGATCGGCGACCAGGCCGCCCAGATGGTGTGGCTGATCACCGACGGCATCGAGGTCCACCCGATCGTCAACATCGCGCTCGGCGAGGCCGACGTCGTGGCCACCCGCGTGCCGGTCGCCCCCGGCTCGGTGGTCGACGGCAAGTCGCTGGCCGAGCTGCAGCTCGACATCGAGCCCGGCTTCTGGATCCTGGCGATCCGCCGGGACAGCCGCTACCTGTACCGGCCACGCGGCTGGGTGCGGCTCACCGCCGGCGACGACCTGATCGCCACCGGCCCGCACGAGGGTCGGGAGCGCCTGGCCGAGCTCTGCGGGTGGCGCGTGGTCGAGGACGAGGACGACCCGACCGGACAGATCGACCTCGAACCGCTCCGGGCCGCCCTCAGGGGCTGA
- a CDS encoding acyl-CoA thioesterase → MTHSSSASAIVRGGGTEFERDTAVEALGDGRYRARISPAWWIVLGPNGGYVAAILLRAVVAEVADPSRRPISATFHYLRPPTEGDVEVEVTIERAGRSVSNVSARMTQDGRLLVLALVAVGAPREGSLEFDETDGLPRALDGSTVPRWSEIEPAPIDPERDIPMRARYEMRWGFGGVPFAGEPGATAETGGWLRLKESPVVDEMVLVAMSDAWMPPVFSRAAEQLAVPTVDLTVHFRGRPSDSLAGPSADGEESAWCFVRFASPVARDGYLVEHGSVWDSTGRLLADVRQLAVVM, encoded by the coding sequence ATGACCCACTCCTCGTCCGCATCGGCGATCGTGCGCGGCGGCGGCACCGAGTTCGAGCGCGACACCGCGGTCGAGGCGCTCGGCGACGGCCGCTACCGCGCCCGGATCTCACCGGCGTGGTGGATCGTGCTGGGCCCGAACGGCGGCTACGTGGCCGCGATCCTGCTCCGGGCCGTCGTCGCCGAGGTCGCCGACCCCTCGCGCCGGCCGATCTCGGCGACGTTCCACTACCTCCGGCCGCCGACCGAGGGCGACGTCGAGGTCGAGGTCACGATCGAGCGCGCCGGGCGCAGCGTGAGCAACGTCTCGGCCCGGATGACCCAGGACGGCCGCCTGCTCGTGCTGGCGCTCGTGGCGGTCGGCGCGCCCCGGGAGGGCTCGCTCGAGTTCGACGAGACCGACGGGCTGCCCCGGGCGCTCGACGGGTCGACGGTGCCACGGTGGTCCGAGATCGAGCCCGCCCCGATCGACCCCGAGCGCGACATCCCGATGCGGGCCCGCTACGAGATGCGGTGGGGCTTCGGCGGGGTTCCGTTCGCGGGCGAGCCGGGCGCGACCGCGGAGACCGGGGGCTGGCTCCGGCTGAAGGAGTCGCCGGTGGTCGACGAGATGGTGCTCGTCGCCATGTCGGACGCGTGGATGCCGCCGGTGTTCAGCCGGGCCGCCGAGCAGCTCGCGGTGCCCACCGTCGACCTGACCGTCCACTTCCGGGGCCGGCCGTCGGACTCGCTGGCGGGCCCGTCGGCCGACGGCGAGGAGTCGGCCTGGTGCTTCGTGCGCTTCGCCAGCCCGGTCGCACGCGACGGCTACCTGGTCGAGCACGGCTCCGTGTGGGACTCGACGGGTCGGCTGCTCGCCGACGTGCGCCAGCTCGCCGTCGTCATGTGA
- a CDS encoding acyl-CoA dehydrogenase family protein yields MTFEVPEQVRGVRDEVEAFMRERVEPAEPVLHEGGDEAVELIRSLQSQAKAEGLWALGHPKELGGGGLPFMDYVYVNEVQGRSEFGQIALGTYTLQDSIMLNKYASPEWRDAYLARLVQAEVSPSFAMTEPEVASSDPTQLRTRAELDGEEWVINGHKWFTTGANRAAYTTVMCRTEDDDVSPYLAYSMIIVPTDTPGYEIVRETPVLGIRGGHCELRLTDVRVPASNLLGPRGHGFVIAQERLGPGRIFHCMRWLGQAQRAFELMCERLNTRTAFGEPLAAKQLMQAHVFESYAEIQSCRMLTLHAAAAIDRGEQARVEIGTIKVVGARMLHNVIDRAIQVHGAAGLTDDTPLSFMYRAARFGRIYDGPDEVHIHTVARRILKTTRDGGRWEFAR; encoded by the coding sequence ATGACCTTCGAGGTGCCGGAACAGGTCAGGGGGGTCCGCGACGAGGTCGAGGCCTTCATGCGCGAGCGCGTCGAGCCGGCCGAGCCGGTGCTGCACGAGGGCGGCGACGAGGCGGTCGAGCTCATCCGCTCGCTGCAGTCGCAGGCCAAGGCCGAGGGGCTCTGGGCGCTCGGCCACCCGAAGGAGCTCGGCGGCGGCGGCCTGCCGTTCATGGACTACGTGTACGTGAACGAGGTGCAGGGCCGCAGCGAGTTCGGCCAGATCGCGCTCGGCACCTACACGCTCCAGGACTCGATCATGCTGAACAAGTACGCGTCGCCCGAGTGGCGCGACGCGTACCTCGCCCGCCTCGTGCAGGCGGAGGTGTCGCCGAGCTTCGCCATGACCGAACCCGAGGTCGCGAGCTCCGATCCGACGCAGCTGCGGACCCGCGCCGAGCTCGACGGCGAGGAGTGGGTGATCAACGGCCACAAGTGGTTCACCACCGGTGCCAACCGGGCCGCCTACACGACCGTGATGTGCCGGACCGAGGACGACGACGTGTCGCCCTACCTCGCCTACTCGATGATCATCGTCCCGACCGACACGCCCGGCTACGAGATCGTGCGCGAGACGCCGGTGCTCGGCATCCGCGGCGGCCACTGCGAGCTGCGCCTGACCGACGTCCGCGTGCCGGCGAGCAATCTGCTCGGCCCGCGCGGCCACGGGTTCGTCATCGCCCAGGAGCGACTGGGCCCCGGACGGATCTTCCACTGCATGCGGTGGCTCGGGCAGGCGCAGCGGGCGTTCGAGCTGATGTGCGAGCGGCTCAACACCCGCACCGCGTTCGGCGAGCCGCTCGCGGCGAAGCAGCTGATGCAGGCCCACGTCTTCGAGTCGTACGCGGAGATCCAGTCGTGCCGGATGCTGACGCTGCACGCCGCGGCGGCGATCGACCGGGGCGAGCAGGCCCGGGTGGAGATCGGGACGATCAAGGTCGTGGGCGCCCGGATGCTGCACAACGTCATCGACCGGGCGATCCAGGTGCACGGCGCCGCCGGGCTCACCGACGACACGCCGCTCAGCTTCATGTACCGGGCGGCCCGCTTCGGCCGGATCTACGACGGCCCCGACGAGGTCCACATCCACACGGTCGCCCGCCGGATCCTGAAGACCACCCGCGACGGCGGGCGCTGGGAGTTCGCCCGATGA
- a CDS encoding Bax inhibitor-1/YccA family protein → MSRNPILTDKAFGLEGSSGSGGLSPAQEWERAQGMQGGAGAATPPAHGAITGGLAGGGATTGTSGGADAALGYGGRTGIPTATDGKVMTMGGVAAASLVLFAFLFAAAIFGWQSVTVVEDPLGRVDQNGNPVFEATMQRPWLLFVALFAALGLAILTAFKPKLARITGIGYAICEGYVIGAISAFYGAQFPGIVAQAIVATLGVFLMMLVLYGLRILRATPRFVKGVIAATFGIAVVYGVMLIANLFGVGEGFWTSGSPLGIVISLVVVTVAALNLILDFDFIERGVQQGLPRYMDWYGAFGLLVTLVWLYLEMLRLLARLRQ, encoded by the coding sequence ATGTCACGCAACCCGATCCTGACCGACAAGGCGTTCGGCCTCGAGGGGTCGAGCGGCTCCGGAGGGCTGTCGCCGGCCCAGGAGTGGGAGCGCGCCCAGGGCATGCAGGGCGGGGCAGGTGCCGCCACGCCGCCGGCGCACGGTGCGATCACCGGCGGGCTGGCCGGCGGTGGCGCGACGACCGGCACCTCCGGCGGCGCGGACGCGGCGCTCGGCTACGGCGGCCGGACCGGCATCCCGACGGCGACCGACGGCAAGGTCATGACGATGGGCGGCGTCGCCGCCGCCTCGCTCGTCCTGTTCGCCTTCCTCTTCGCCGCCGCCATCTTCGGCTGGCAGTCGGTGACCGTGGTCGAGGACCCGCTCGGCCGCGTCGACCAGAACGGCAACCCGGTCTTCGAGGCCACGATGCAGCGACCGTGGCTGCTGTTCGTCGCGCTGTTCGCCGCGCTCGGCCTGGCCATCCTGACGGCCTTCAAGCCGAAGCTCGCCCGCATCACCGGCATCGGCTACGCCATCTGCGAGGGCTACGTCATCGGCGCCATCTCGGCGTTCTACGGCGCCCAGTTCCCCGGCATCGTCGCCCAGGCGATCGTCGCCACCCTCGGCGTCTTCCTGATGATGCTGGTGCTCTACGGGCTGCGGATCCTGCGGGCGACGCCCCGGTTCGTGAAGGGCGTGATCGCCGCGACGTTCGGCATCGCCGTGGTCTACGGCGTGATGCTGATCGCCAACCTGTTCGGCGTCGGCGAGGGCTTCTGGACCAGCGGGTCGCCGCTCGGGATCGTGATCAGCCTGGTGGTCGTGACCGTGGCCGCCCTCAACCTGATCCTCGACTTCGACTTCATCGAGCGCGGCGTCCAGCAGGGCCTCCCCCGCTACATGGACTGGTACGGGGCCTTCGGCCTGCTCGTCACGCTGGTGTGGCTGTACCTGGAGATGCTGCGGCTGCTCGCCCGTCTCCGCCAGTGA
- a CDS encoding M15 family metallopeptidase, whose translation MVRRGERRGAGGRSARRGLAAAVLTTFLPVLVAVALLPGAADASGGSGAKGTGPTTTAPAAGATTAPPTTAPAPTTAPAAESTDVLTANRDQVLAEVATFDARIRTAETAAVEAQARVDAAGAAATTAQAKADEAARSAEEAADQVRSYAVEAFVRPPAQDALSTMSIQETKDAAYATDVLEIVADRRRRVVDTMVAAKAVAEHDRAVADAAARDAQAQVDRAEEQVASLRSARAAQARLASQLDDRLDQKLAEAAALRSVDSAAAKDLTAQEVALRSSGPASSSSPATTTPTTPTRPSPGTTTPPRAPTTTVKPPTKPPTTTPPPVNVPPLASWSDMTKAGGIWVHKSIAGQVSALIAAARAAGINLSGGGFRDPSEQIALRRAHCGTSDYAIYQMPASQCTPPTARPGTSMHERGLAMDLQSNGRLITSRSDPAFIWLAANAPRYGFYNLPSEPWHWSTNGN comes from the coding sequence GTGGTCCGCCGCGGGGAGCGAAGGGGTGCCGGCGGTCGATCCGCCCGCCGGGGCCTGGCCGCGGCCGTCCTGACGACGTTCCTGCCGGTGCTCGTCGCCGTGGCGCTGCTGCCCGGCGCCGCCGACGCCTCCGGCGGCAGCGGGGCCAAGGGCACCGGGCCGACGACGACCGCGCCCGCCGCCGGGGCGACCACCGCTCCGCCCACGACCGCGCCGGCGCCCACGACCGCGCCCGCCGCCGAGTCCACGGACGTCCTGACCGCGAACCGCGACCAGGTCCTCGCCGAGGTGGCCACCTTCGACGCCCGCATCCGGACCGCGGAGACCGCCGCGGTCGAGGCCCAGGCCCGCGTCGACGCCGCCGGCGCCGCGGCCACGACCGCCCAGGCCAAGGCCGACGAGGCGGCCCGCAGCGCCGAGGAGGCCGCCGACCAGGTCCGCTCGTACGCCGTCGAGGCGTTCGTCCGGCCGCCGGCGCAGGACGCGCTGAGCACGATGTCGATCCAGGAGACGAAGGACGCCGCCTACGCGACCGACGTGCTCGAGATCGTGGCCGATCGCCGTCGTCGCGTCGTCGACACGATGGTCGCCGCCAAGGCCGTCGCCGAGCACGACCGGGCCGTCGCCGACGCCGCCGCCCGTGACGCCCAGGCGCAGGTCGACCGGGCCGAGGAGCAGGTGGCGTCGCTGCGCTCCGCCCGGGCCGCCCAGGCCCGCCTCGCCTCGCAGCTCGACGACCGGCTGGACCAGAAGCTGGCCGAGGCCGCCGCGCTCAGATCGGTCGACTCGGCCGCCGCCAAGGACCTGACCGCCCAGGAGGTCGCGCTGCGCTCGAGCGGCCCCGCGTCCTCGTCGTCACCGGCCACGACCACGCCCACGACCCCCACCCGTCCGTCGCCCGGGACGACCACGCCGCCGAGGGCCCCGACCACCACCGTCAAGCCGCCGACGAAGCCGCCGACGACCACTCCGCCGCCGGTCAACGTGCCGCCGCTCGCCTCCTGGTCCGACATGACCAAGGCCGGGGGAATCTGGGTGCACAAGTCGATCGCCGGGCAGGTCTCCGCGCTGATCGCCGCGGCGCGGGCCGCCGGCATCAACCTCAGCGGCGGCGGCTTCCGCGACCCGTCCGAGCAGATCGCCCTGCGCCGCGCCCACTGCGGCACGTCGGACTACGCGATCTACCAGATGCCCGCGTCGCAGTGCACCCCGCCGACCGCGCGCCCCGGCACGTCGATGCACGAGCGCGGCCTGGCCATGGACCTGCAGTCCAACGGCCGCCTGATCACCTCTCGGTCGGACCCGGCGTTCATCTGGCTCGCCGCCAACGCACCCCGCTACGGCTTCTACAACCTGCCGTCGGAGCCCTGGCACTGGAGCACGAACGGCAACTGA
- a CDS encoding AIM24 family protein — MPIHGSLFTEYAETTGQDPFTLQNKKMLKIQMQYGPVNAKLGSMVAYQGDVRFTNTGSGGLNKMLKSKLTGEGVNMMVAEGTGELFVADLASEIQLFYLENDMVSVNGNNVLAFSSSIEWDIHRVNAGRASMMAGGMFNVSLRGTGYVAVTTKGDPVCLDVSGAPTYADAEAVVLWTSGVSMDVRVDTGGLKSMLRGGTGELVQMAFGGQGYVMVQPSESVVEGGAQQNAQQSSGGGMLGNLLGG, encoded by the coding sequence ATGCCCATCCACGGTTCGCTCTTCACCGAGTACGCGGAGACCACCGGCCAGGATCCGTTCACGCTCCAGAACAAGAAGATGCTGAAGATCCAGATGCAGTACGGGCCGGTGAACGCCAAGCTCGGCTCGATGGTCGCCTACCAGGGCGACGTCCGGTTCACGAACACCGGTTCCGGCGGCCTCAACAAGATGCTCAAGTCCAAGCTGACCGGCGAGGGCGTGAACATGATGGTCGCCGAGGGCACCGGCGAGCTCTTCGTCGCCGACCTCGCCTCGGAGATCCAGCTCTTCTACCTGGAGAACGACATGGTCTCCGTGAACGGCAACAACGTGCTGGCGTTCTCGTCGTCGATCGAGTGGGACATCCACCGGGTCAACGCCGGGCGGGCCTCGATGATGGCGGGCGGCATGTTCAACGTGAGCCTCCGCGGGACCGGCTACGTGGCGGTGACCACCAAGGGCGACCCGGTGTGCCTCGACGTGTCCGGCGCGCCGACCTACGCGGACGCCGAGGCGGTCGTGCTGTGGACCTCCGGCGTCAGCATGGACGTCCGGGTCGACACCGGTGGCCTCAAGTCCATGCTGCGGGGCGGCACGGGCGAGCTCGTCCAGATGGCCTTCGGCGGCCAGGGCTACGTGATGGTCCAGCCCTCCGAGTCGGTCGTCGAGGGCGGCGCCCAGCAGAACGCCCAGCAGTCCTCGGGCGGCGGCATGCTCGGCAACCTGCTGGGCGGCTGA
- a CDS encoding error-prone DNA polymerase translates to MGFNNPDVPWSEIERRLSDRGSASDWWADDPMARRHREPAHPGDGGDSPAWSRHREEYRAPADLGRGAREGGERVPYAELHCHSAFSFLDGASQPEVLAEEAARLGLDALAITDHHGFYGVVRFSQAARALGLPTVFGAELTLNAPEARPGPADPSGRHLLVLARDTVGYARLASLLSQAQMAGEKGRPQVSFADLAEAASGRARGHWAVLTGCRKGTVPAALVDDGPASAERELRSLVAAFGAEHTFVELWDHGQPLDSARNDALAELAVRAGVQPIATNNVHHATPAERDLAAALAAVRARRSLDELDAWLPAGGQAHLRSGAEQARRFARYPGVVGAAAELGRSCAFDLRLVAPELPPYPCPPDPDDPTGAPMTEARFLRHLVEEGATRRYGSRRAEDVPGAWAQIDRELDLIEALGFPGYFLIVWDIVEFCRRADILCQGRGSAANSAVCFSLGVTKADAVRLGLLFERFLSPERDGPPDIDLDIESGRREEVIQYVYDRYGRSHTAQVANVITYRSRSAVRDAAKALGFAAGQQDAWSKELDRWGGVPSPGGSGVDGGAAERDVSIPGPVLALAERFQDLPRHLGIHSGGMVICDRPVVEVCPTEWARMENRSVLQWDKDDCAAAGLVKFDLLGLGMLSALHGCLDLLRDHQGIEVDLAAIPQEDAVYDMLCRADSVGVFQVESRAQMATLPRLRPRCFYDLVVEVALIRPGPIQGGSVHPYIRRRKGEEPITYLHPLLEPALTKTLGVPLFQEQLMQMAIDVAGFSPSEADQLRQAMASKRSQRRMAELRQRFFDGLAVNDITGDTAVAVWEKLAAFANYGFPESHSVSFAYLVYASSWLKYHHPAAFCAALLNAQPMGFYSPQSLTQDAVHHGVEVRTPDLNASAADATLEPPASFPEPGANTPGSGNRAGGDGGGARERDDGDPATWGRGGPAVRLGISSVRGIGDDLAAEIAEGRPYADVGDLARRVRLSTAQMEAMATAGAFGCFDGSDGRPLDRRRAIWTAGAAARAGADRLPGVVVGMEAPRLPGMDEWEESVADLWSTGVSPGGHPTRFLRERLDGEGVLPATALRDERDGTIVRVAGVVTHRQRPATASGVTFLNLEDETGLINIVCSIGCWTRFRTVLRSAAALVVRGKLERSPDGVVNVVAHHVSPLQVAVGTPSRDFR, encoded by the coding sequence GTGGGCTTCAACAACCCCGACGTCCCCTGGTCCGAGATCGAGCGCCGCCTCTCGGACCGCGGCTCGGCAAGTGACTGGTGGGCGGACGACCCGATGGCCCGTCGGCACCGCGAGCCCGCGCACCCGGGCGACGGCGGCGACAGCCCGGCCTGGTCGCGCCACCGCGAGGAGTACCGGGCGCCCGCCGACCTCGGCCGTGGTGCCCGGGAGGGCGGCGAGCGGGTCCCGTACGCGGAGCTGCACTGCCACTCGGCGTTCTCGTTCCTCGACGGCGCGTCCCAGCCCGAGGTGCTGGCCGAGGAGGCGGCCCGCCTGGGGCTCGACGCGCTGGCGATCACCGACCACCACGGCTTCTACGGCGTCGTCCGCTTCTCGCAGGCGGCCCGGGCGCTCGGCCTGCCGACGGTGTTCGGGGCCGAGCTGACGCTCAACGCCCCCGAGGCCCGGCCCGGCCCGGCCGACCCGTCCGGGCGGCACCTCTTGGTCCTGGCCCGGGACACCGTCGGCTACGCCCGGCTGGCGTCGCTCCTGTCGCAGGCGCAGATGGCGGGGGAGAAGGGCCGGCCGCAGGTCTCGTTCGCCGATCTGGCCGAGGCGGCCTCGGGTCGGGCCCGCGGCCACTGGGCGGTGCTGACCGGCTGCCGCAAGGGCACGGTCCCCGCCGCGCTCGTCGACGACGGCCCGGCCTCGGCGGAGCGCGAGCTGCGCAGCCTGGTGGCGGCGTTCGGGGCCGAGCACACCTTCGTGGAGCTGTGGGACCACGGCCAGCCGCTCGACTCGGCCCGCAACGACGCGCTGGCCGAGCTGGCCGTGCGGGCGGGGGTGCAGCCGATCGCCACCAACAACGTCCACCACGCCACGCCCGCCGAGCGCGACCTGGCCGCGGCGCTGGCCGCGGTGCGGGCCCGGCGCAGCCTGGACGAGCTCGACGCCTGGCTGCCCGCCGGCGGCCAGGCCCACCTGCGCTCGGGCGCCGAGCAGGCCCGGCGCTTCGCCCGCTACCCGGGCGTGGTCGGGGCGGCCGCCGAGCTCGGCCGCTCCTGCGCGTTCGACCTGCGCCTGGTCGCCCCCGAGCTGCCGCCCTACCCCTGCCCGCCCGACCCCGACGACCCGACCGGCGCCCCCATGACCGAGGCCCGCTTCCTGCGCCACCTCGTCGAGGAGGGCGCCACCCGCCGCTACGGGTCCCGCCGGGCCGAGGACGTGCCCGGCGCGTGGGCGCAGATCGACCGGGAGCTCGACCTCATCGAGGCGCTCGGGTTCCCCGGCTACTTCCTGATCGTGTGGGACATCGTCGAGTTCTGCCGGCGCGCCGACATCCTCTGCCAGGGCCGGGGCTCGGCGGCCAACTCGGCGGTGTGCTTCTCGCTCGGGGTCACCAAGGCCGACGCCGTCCGCCTCGGCCTGCTGTTCGAGCGGTTCCTGTCGCCCGAGCGCGACGGCCCGCCCGACATCGACCTGGACATCGAGTCCGGCCGCCGGGAGGAGGTCATCCAGTACGTCTACGACCGCTACGGCCGCTCCCACACCGCCCAGGTCGCCAACGTCATCACGTACCGGTCGCGCTCGGCGGTGCGCGACGCCGCCAAGGCGCTGGGCTTCGCCGCCGGCCAGCAGGACGCCTGGTCCAAGGAGCTCGACCGCTGGGGCGGGGTGCCGTCGCCGGGCGGGAGTGGTGTCGATGGGGGAGCCGCCGAGCGCGACGTGTCGATCCCCGGACCGGTGCTGGCGCTGGCCGAGCGGTTCCAGGACCTGCCCCGGCACCTGGGCATCCACTCGGGCGGCATGGTGATCTGCGACCGGCCGGTCGTCGAGGTGTGCCCCACCGAGTGGGCCCGCATGGAGAACCGCTCGGTGCTCCAGTGGGACAAGGACGACTGCGCGGCGGCCGGCCTGGTGAAGTTCGACCTGCTCGGGCTGGGCATGCTCAGCGCGCTGCACGGCTGCCTGGACCTGCTCCGGGACCACCAGGGGATCGAGGTGGACCTGGCCGCGATCCCGCAGGAGGACGCGGTCTACGACATGTTGTGCCGTGCCGATTCGGTCGGCGTGTTCCAGGTGGAGTCACGGGCGCAGATGGCCACGCTGCCCCGCCTGCGACCCCGCTGCTTCTACGACCTGGTGGTGGAGGTGGCGCTCATCCGCCCGGGTCCGATCCAGGGCGGGTCGGTGCACCCGTACATCCGGCGCCGCAAGGGCGAGGAGCCGATCACGTACCTGCACCCGCTGCTCGAGCCCGCGCTCACCAAGACCCTCGGCGTGCCGCTGTTCCAGGAGCAGCTCATGCAGATGGCGATCGACGTGGCCGGCTTCAGCCCGTCCGAGGCCGACCAGCTCCGCCAGGCCATGGCGTCCAAGCGGTCGCAGCGGCGCATGGCCGAGCTGCGCCAGCGGTTCTTCGACGGGCTCGCGGTCAACGACATCACCGGCGACACCGCGGTGGCGGTGTGGGAGAAGCTCGCCGCCTTCGCCAACTACGGCTTCCCCGAGTCGCACTCGGTGAGCTTCGCCTACCTCGTGTACGCGTCGTCGTGGCTGAAGTACCACCACCCGGCCGCGTTCTGCGCCGCGCTGCTCAACGCGCAGCCGATGGGCTTCTACTCGCCGCAGTCGCTCACCCAGGACGCCGTCCACCACGGCGTCGAGGTCCGCACCCCCGACCTCAACGCCTCGGCCGCCGACGCCACCCTCGAGCCGCCCGCTTCGTTCCCAGAACCTGGGGCGAACACCCCAGGATCTGGGAACAGAGCGGGCGGGGATGGTGGTGGGGCCCGCGAGCGGGACGACGGGGACCCGGCCACCTGGGGGCGGGGCGGGCCGGCGGTGCGGCTGGGCATCTCGTCGGTGCGGGGCATCGGCGACGACCTGGCGGCCGAGATCGCCGAGGGCCGCCCGTACGCCGACGTCGGCGACCTGGCCCGGCGGGTCCGGCTCAGCACGGCGCAGATGGAGGCGATGGCCACCGCCGGCGCGTTCGGCTGCTTCGACGGGTCCGACGGCCGGCCCCTCGACCGGCGCCGGGCCATCTGGACCGCCGGGGCCGCGGCGCGGGCGGGCGCCGACCGGCTCCCCGGTGTGGTCGTCGGGATGGAGGCGCCGCGGCTGCCGGGCATGGACGAGTGGGAGGAGTCCGTCGCCGACCTGTGGTCCACCGGCGTGTCGCCGGGCGGCCACCCCACGCGCTTCCTCCGGGAGCGCCTCGACGGCGAGGGGGTGCTGCCGGCCACCGCGCTGCGCGACGAGCGCGACGGCACGATCGTGCGCGTCGCCGGCGTCGTCACGCACCGCCAGCGCCCGGCGACGGCGTCGGGCGTGACCTTCCTCAACCTCGAGGACGAGACCGGGCTCATCAACATCGTGTGCTCGATCGGGTGCTGGACGCGATTCCGCACGGTCCTGCGCTCGGCCGCCGCACTGGTCGTCCGGGGCAAGCTCGAGCGCAGCCCCGACGGGGTCGTCAACGTGGTCGCCCACCACGTCTCGCCGCTGCAGGTCGCGGTCGGCACGCCGTCGCGCGACTTCCGCTGA